A region of Methanocorpusculum labreanum Z DNA encodes the following proteins:
- a CDS encoding MBL fold metallo-hydrolase, with the protein MKLTVLVDNNTFIDKYFYGEPGLCFYIEDGTEKILLDTGYSDLFIRNAKKLGTDLSALTKVVISHGHDDHTGGLPHLLERFDTSSFEVVTHPDTFAEKRRGDLLTGSPVSEETMREKTLLHLSKAPIKISEHITFLGEIPITQEFEPRPKMDMRKTPEGYVPDFILEDSALFYETDAGIYIITGCSHAGICNICAYAKELTNKPILGIIGGWHMKKMDERAEKTIQYMQKEGITEMYPCHCTSFAVKAAVHYVIPVHEVGVGLTIEW; encoded by the coding sequence ATGAAACTCACTGTACTCGTTGACAACAACACCTTTATCGACAAATATTTTTACGGAGAGCCGGGTCTTTGCTTCTATATCGAGGACGGAACGGAAAAAATCCTGCTTGATACGGGCTACTCGGATCTTTTTATCAGGAACGCAAAGAAACTCGGGACCGATCTTTCAGCCCTTACAAAGGTCGTGATCTCTCACGGACACGACGACCACACCGGAGGTCTGCCGCATCTACTGGAACGCTTCGATACGTCGTCGTTCGAAGTGGTCACCCATCCGGATACGTTTGCCGAGAAACGCCGGGGCGATCTGCTGACGGGTTCGCCGGTCTCCGAAGAGACGATGCGGGAAAAGACACTTCTGCATCTCTCGAAGGCTCCGATAAAAATCAGCGAACACATAACCTTCCTTGGCGAGATCCCGATCACGCAGGAGTTCGAACCGCGACCGAAGATGGACATGCGAAAAACCCCGGAGGGATATGTCCCGGATTTCATTCTGGAGGATTCGGCGCTTTTCTATGAAACGGATGCCGGCATCTATATTATTACGGGCTGTTCGCATGCCGGGATCTGTAATATCTGTGCGTATGCAAAGGAGCTGACGAATAAACCGATCCTTGGGATCATCGGCGGCTGGCATATGAAGAAGATGGATGAGCGGGCAGAGAAGACGATCCAGTATATGCAAAAAGAGGGGATCACGGAGATGTATCCCTGTCACTGTACTTCGTTTGCGGTAAAAGCAGCAGTCCATTACGTGATCCCGGTGCATGAAGTGGGGGTCGGGCTGACGATCGAGTGGTGA
- a CDS encoding flavodoxin family protein, with amino-acid sequence MKITVIYGTNRTEKSSTYNIARQFIEELADGDTVTEFHLPRDMPVFCTGCLTCLSDSTKCPHYKYVQPIEEAMESADLIIFTTPVYLLHVPGQVKALLDHFGFQWMAHKPKDVYFHKQALVISTGARIGIRQTVRDVRNSLDWWGVGRIYRFKKTVGMKGWRGLSDKRKAAFAQEIKQTSKKIRRQTGAKPRLKVKMIFYLMRFAQKKFWSDEPQAIYWKENGWFAGKKPWKRT; translated from the coding sequence ATGAAAATCACCGTCATCTACGGAACGAACCGGACGGAAAAATCGAGTACGTACAATATTGCCAGGCAGTTCATAGAAGAACTCGCAGACGGTGATACCGTCACCGAATTCCATCTCCCAAGGGATATGCCGGTGTTCTGCACCGGATGTCTGACCTGTTTGTCGGACAGCACAAAATGTCCTCACTACAAATACGTCCAGCCGATAGAGGAGGCCATGGAAAGTGCGGATCTGATCATTTTCACAACGCCCGTATATTTACTGCATGTACCAGGCCAGGTCAAGGCACTTTTGGATCATTTCGGATTTCAGTGGATGGCGCATAAGCCAAAAGATGTTTATTTCCATAAACAGGCACTCGTTATTTCAACAGGGGCACGTATCGGCATCCGGCAGACAGTGCGGGATGTCAGAAATTCCCTCGACTGGTGGGGAGTCGGTCGGATCTACCGCTTCAAAAAAACGGTCGGGATGAAAGGATGGCGTGGGCTTTCCGACAAAAGAAAAGCGGCATTTGCACAAGAGATCAAACAGACCTCAAAAAAGATTCGCAGACAAACGGGAGCAAAGCCCCGTCTCAAGGTGAAGATGATCTTCTATCTGATGAGATTTGCTCAGAAGAAATTCTGGTCTGATGAGCCGCAGGCGATATACTGGAAGGAAAACGGTTGGTTTGCCGGGAAAAAACCATGGAAGAGAACATGA
- the hmdC gene encoding 5,10-methenyltetrahydromethanopterin hydrogenase cofactor biosynthesis protein HmdC: protein MKSLLQDAANDPYRAWELVKYAKNPEQIIEGLTALNREETMHLGMNFKKFPLGCDLTEVFVGTCASDLALQDIYGNCLLSDTIGASIHVCAYAFSDIAEANGMRGIDLMRKIRETTEVPLDLDHFGMYGPMRFPETIVGCPGQCYNQGPPFDGCPRGRIHARLIEKEKEALEDKEEWIKLSSSVAVNLTSIQGGEEHAASLDEAEDIVKLARKYNKGIEAIMFVGDGYEDLIAGFDAGLKMGVDVFVIEGGPFNRAKDRLDAFSRAVTAARILAPGKVVATNGAYEDECRVGLRSGLNAVISGFPKNHHGYMCGYSPGTAKRGNFGLPRVMQIIHDEAATQWTHAPIQKGELEALARAVKVVGPQNAYPKVIGATTLGDAHWACLSHTPLYRRVTVNRTINDITQMAENGEFNETVALLGGRFVSWAVAKALSGKVDRILISDADPWVENITIENLRSVVDTEICSGNTDDAGSAASADSTIICSTVPEIAGKIQHKIGRNAITFI from the coding sequence ATGAAATCACTACTGCAAGACGCCGCCAATGATCCATACAGAGCATGGGAACTCGTAAAATACGCCAAAAACCCAGAGCAGATAATAGAAGGATTGACTGCTCTCAATCGGGAAGAAACCATGCACCTCGGCATGAACTTCAAAAAATTTCCGCTCGGCTGCGATCTAACAGAAGTATTTGTCGGAACATGCGCATCCGATCTTGCCCTGCAGGATATTTATGGGAACTGTCTTTTGTCCGACACGATCGGCGCTTCGATTCATGTTTGTGCCTACGCATTTTCTGACATCGCCGAAGCGAACGGAATGCGGGGTATTGACCTTATGCGAAAAATCAGGGAAACAACCGAGGTCCCTCTTGATTTAGACCATTTCGGTATGTATGGTCCCATGCGGTTTCCTGAAACAATTGTGGGGTGTCCCGGTCAATGTTATAATCAGGGTCCGCCGTTTGACGGATGCCCACGCGGAAGAATTCATGCCCGGCTTATAGAAAAGGAAAAAGAGGCACTCGAGGATAAAGAAGAATGGATCAAACTCTCTTCGTCTGTTGCCGTAAACCTCACCAGTATACAGGGCGGCGAAGAACATGCTGCGTCGCTTGATGAAGCTGAAGATATCGTCAAACTCGCACGTAAATATAACAAAGGTATAGAAGCCATCATGTTTGTCGGAGATGGCTATGAAGATCTGATTGCCGGGTTTGATGCAGGTCTGAAAATGGGTGTGGATGTTTTTGTGATCGAAGGAGGCCCGTTCAATAGAGCAAAAGACAGGCTGGATGCATTTTCACGTGCGGTGACCGCTGCACGAATTCTTGCTCCAGGCAAGGTCGTCGCAACAAACGGAGCTTATGAGGATGAATGTAGGGTCGGGCTTCGTTCAGGTCTGAATGCAGTTATCAGCGGTTTTCCCAAAAACCACCATGGATATATGTGCGGATACTCGCCGGGAACTGCAAAACGCGGAAACTTCGGGCTGCCGCGGGTGATGCAGATTATTCATGATGAGGCAGCAACACAATGGACACATGCACCGATACAGAAAGGAGAATTGGAAGCTCTGGCACGGGCGGTAAAAGTAGTCGGACCGCAGAATGCCTATCCAAAAGTGATCGGAGCAACCACCCTTGGTGATGCCCACTGGGCATGTTTGTCCCACACTCCTCTTTACAGGCGGGTAACTGTAAACCGCACAATTAACGATATCACGCAAATGGCAGAAAACGGAGAATTTAACGAGACTGTTGCTCTTCTTGGAGGAAGATTTGTATCATGGGCGGTAGCAAAAGCGCTTTCCGGAAAAGTAGACAGAATACTTATCAGTGATGCAGATCCATGGGTCGAAAATATTACAATAGAAAACCTTCGAAGCGTAGTGGATACAGAAATCTGTTCCGGAAATACAGATGATGCAGGTTCTGCTGCATCAGCCGATAGCACGATTATCTGTTCAACAGTGCCGGAGATTGCCGGAAAAATACAACATAAGATCGGTAGAAACGCAATAACATTTATATAA
- a CDS encoding pentapeptide repeat-containing protein: protein MGNENERPKGWNKELYDKLSFEYLIECAQYRRIEEWNLAYEKYLKSEWERILPDEGYNLENIGKLFYYGSGFVRPGFQCKDFTNAIQEGADFSSAHLYGADFSSAHLYGADFTYASLYEADFICSHLEDTNLFETILYGANLSWASLIGADFICSHLERAIFHFSIVNGETQFTNSTIDDKTDFTGTSLSSARIEPELRTKLERNIRQIRWEEWYNDNKLLEIPARIFWKISDYGSSTRAILFTFLFSNVIFMMFYLALRDAGLLEGSILSSGNDLLLAYMQTTLVPFGILGIDLTTLSLFPVFIIFLQVIFGYTILAALVTRMAIMFQNLSP from the coding sequence ATGGGGAATGAGAATGAAAGACCGAAAGGTTGGAATAAGGAATTATATGATAAGCTGAGTTTTGAATATTTGATCGAGTGTGCTCAGTATCGGAGGATCGAAGAATGGAATCTGGCGTATGAGAAATATCTGAAATCTGAATGGGAGAGGATTCTTCCAGATGAGGGATATAATTTGGAAAATATTGGGAAATTGTTTTATTATGGTTCTGGTTTTGTACGACCTGGTTTTCAATGTAAGGATTTTACCAATGCAATTCAGGAGGGAGCCGATTTCTCTAGTGCACATCTTTATGGAGCCGATTTCTCTAGTGCACATCTTTATGGAGCCGATTTCACTTATGCATCTCTTTATGAAGCCGATTTTATATGTTCACATCTTGAGGACACCAATTTATTTGAGACAATTCTTTATGGAGCCAATTTATCATGGGCATCGCTTATTGGAGCCGATTTTATATGTTCACATCTTGAACGAGCAATTTTTCACTTCTCTATAGTAAATGGTGAGACCCAATTTACAAATAGCACCATAGATGATAAAACAGATTTCACCGGGACTTCTCTTTCATCGGCCCGCATCGAACCGGAACTTAGAACCAAGCTTGAGAGAAACATCCGGCAGATACGCTGGGAAGAATGGTATAATGATAATAAACTGCTCGAGATACCGGCGAGAATATTCTGGAAAATTTCCGATTACGGCAGCAGCACTCGTGCAATTTTGTTCACCTTTTTATTTTCGAATGTTATCTTCATGATGTTCTATCTTGCACTTCGCGATGCGGGTCTCCTGGAAGGATCGATCCTTTCCTCAGGGAACGATCTCCTCTTAGCCTACATGCAGACGACGCTTGTCCCCTTCGGCATTTTGGGCATTGACCTTACGACCCTCTCGCTCTTTCCCGTATTCATCATCTTCCTTCAGGTGATTTTCGGCTACACCATTCTCGCAGCTTTGGTCACCAGAATGGCGATCATGTTCCAGAACCTGAGTCCCTAG
- the hmd gene encoding 5,10-methenyltetrahydromethanopterin hydrogenase, producing MKVAILGAGCYRTHAAAGITNFARACEVAKLANKPEIAMTHSTGIMAAELKYLAGINDIVIADPVFDNQFTVIDDFAYEDVIKAHETNPESIMPAIRAKVKEVAKDLPKPPKGAIHFTHPETLGIKVTTDDREAVSDADLIITWLPKGDMQKGIIEKFAGDIKEGAIITHACTIPTTKFYNIFNELGLVENKKVNVTSYHPGAVPEMKGQVFISEGYAAEPAIQKLVDLGHKARGTAYKLPAELLGPVCDMCAALTAVTYAGLLTYRESVMNVLGAPAGFAQMMAAESLEQITALMKKTGIANMEKSLDPGVFLGTADSMNFGALSEILPTVMTALEKRKLQ from the coding sequence ATTTCGCCCGTGCATGTGAAGTTGCAAAGCTTGCGAACAAACCAGAGATTGCGATGACGCATTCAACAGGTATTATGGCTGCAGAGCTGAAGTACCTCGCCGGTATTAATGATATTGTCATTGCAGACCCGGTATTTGACAATCAGTTCACCGTCATTGACGATTTTGCTTACGAAGATGTGATTAAGGCACATGAGACCAATCCAGAGTCGATTATGCCGGCGATTCGTGCAAAGGTTAAGGAAGTAGCAAAAGATCTGCCAAAACCGCCTAAGGGAGCGATTCATTTCACCCACCCCGAGACTCTTGGTATTAAAGTTACGACTGACGACCGCGAGGCAGTTTCTGATGCTGACTTGATCATCACATGGCTTCCGAAAGGAGATATGCAGAAAGGCATTATCGAAAAGTTCGCCGGCGATATCAAGGAAGGCGCAATTATTACTCATGCCTGCACGATTCCAACCACCAAGTTCTATAACATCTTTAATGAGCTCGGGTTAGTCGAGAACAAGAAGGTTAACGTCACTTCCTATCACCCGGGAGCAGTTCCTGAGATGAAAGGACAGGTCTTTATTTCTGAAGGGTACGCCGCAGAACCGGCAATCCAGAAGCTTGTTGACCTCGGTCACAAAGCCCGCGGCACGGCATACAAACTTCCGGCAGAACTTCTCGGTCCTGTCTGTGATATGTGCGCAGCATTGACTGCAGTTACCTATGCAGGCCTTCTGACCTATCGCGAATCCGTGATGAATGTTCTTGGTGCTCCGGCAGGCTTCGCTCAGATGATGGCAGCAGAGTCACTTGAACAGATTACTGCGCTTATGAAAAAGACTGGTATTGCCAATATGGAGAAGAGTCTTGACCCTGGCGTATTCCTTGGTACAGCCGATTCGATGAACTTCGGCGCACTGAGCGAAATCCTGCCGACAGTGATGACAGCACTGGAAAAACGGAAACTTCAGTAA